From the Drosophila simulans strain w501 chromosome 2L, Prin_Dsim_3.1, whole genome shotgun sequence genome, the window TTTCTGGGGTCCAGTTGGGACCAGTATTCCACATCACATTAACCATATGGTTGGGAAGAGAGCACAGTGCACTTGGCTTCTAAATTGGGTAAATatacattgcgtatacgtactGTTGCGCCTGCTATTTGCATCTTGCAACGATGCATTCGTTTGCGTTCGCTGAGTGCAGCGAAATTCAGTGTTTCTCCCAGCAATGATGGAAAACTTCATGCGGCATTgattcgcaaaaaaaaaagtttgcaatAGTTTGGATATTTTGTAAAGACTCCCGAATTCTGCTTCTGCTATAATGCAATATGATTATAATAAAGTACAAAAACAATCTTATATTTGATTCAGCTTTGTCTAAAGGCGAACAATCCGAAAATAAAGCAATGGAAAACCGCAGTAAACTTTTCAAGAGAAGACGCTTACATTGTAAAGAAGGAAAAGGTATCTTTTCAAAAAGTGAATTTATTAAAGGATTTGTTCGTTGTACATCGAACGATACAATTTAAAGGGTGTAATTATCGGATTTTACACAggaattaaacaaaagtcgcGTCGACCAAGCCAACAAGTCTTTAAATGCgttatttttaagtaaatatttcatattcgacaatattcaaatatttgaaaatggaaaaagtcgaACGAAAGCATTTCCTAACCAGCTCACGTACTTACACAAACACCTGTATTAAACAATGGACATAAAATCAGGACCTGCGGAGGAAAAAATAAGGTAAGGGGAGAAAGTTTCGAATAGCAGGATTTCTTGTACCAACTTCACCGACGTAAGAGAATACGCCACATGGCCAACACGTTTCGCATTGATGTTGAAATTGTTACTCGGTTGCTCCGCTTGTGTTGGCCCTTTTTTCGCTCAGTTGAGCTCACATTTTATGGTCAAGTTGCATTCtgtttcatttatatttcatgtgtggtttttattttccgcttCCTCTGGGCAAGACGATTTCACATTTTACTTTTCCTATTAAtgtcaatttaaatgttcCAACACTTTAGTTGCTTGCAGAGAATGACCCAAGGGTGTTTACTGCCGTTGTCCGACTGAGATATTGTTTGCACAAAAGCACTTAAAGACTGCATTACTCCTCCTAGATAATCGCTCGGAAAATAGTTGAATTCCCTTTTCCGCTCGAGTCCAGTTCCGCAGTCATTTGTGGCAATTTGCGTGCTCATTGTTAATTTGATTCTCGGCTAGCGATAAACGAAAAACACCTCGACAGCTCCTGGGGCCTCAGCTATTTGGATTGGGCGTGGCTGGGCGCATAATTGAAcgataaattaaataagagcACTGGTGAGACTAAGCCCCAAAACGCATTCAATCGTTAAAGCCCGTTGCCGTTTCGGGCTTCCCAGGCAATTGAACTGTAAGCTCGAACTCTGCCAACTATACCTTCAGCTGAATAGCTGGTAAGGCAATGAATCACTGAAAAATAAGTACTTAAAAGCGATTTTAAAGTTTACGTTATGAAGTAGCTTTTCAATACTTGTACTTAGATAAAAgcaatacttttaaaaataatttaaaacttttgcgCCTGCTTAAATCCATCATAAATTAGTGAAAAGCGACTATCGCATTACTGAGTAACCATGAAAAgtttaaagtaaatatgtgTGGGTTGAGATTGTGTGCAGGAATGATTTGCCAGAGTTTATgactaattaaaaacttttaaaatgtgCTTTTACACCAAATTTAAGGCCATTTAATGTAAGGGTCGGCGTTTCCGTAATGCCACCCCAATCTTTCATGGGCGCATTCGAACTTTGATGTTTTTGTCGGCTTAGACGTTCACGGTCTGGCGGACATTTGCCCAGTTGAGCGCAGCTGGGGAGTGTGAGAAGCGCATAGAAGGGCCAAATCAAAGCGGCAGTTGTGGCATGCTGTGAGCAAGCCTTCACCATAGGTCACACAAATTGAATGTGAAATCACAGCATCAGGTGGAGAAGGAAGACGCGAAAGCAGCTGCAATGAGTGACTTACCCGTGGTGAAGAGCAGTACGTATGTAGAATCAGCGCAGCACAGCGGGCACCTGCTCTAATACCCAATCCCAGCCATGAATAACCTTAGCCAGAGGTCGCCGTATAGCCAGATCGGGATGGGAGCTGCCGGGGGCTTCCTCACCGGCTTTGTGCTCCTCAAGGCGAGTAAGATAATGGCCGTGGCCGCGGGCGGTACCATTCTGGCGCTCGAGCTGGCATGGCAGGCGGGACTGGTCAACCTGGAAGTGCTCAAGACATTCTCACAGCCGGAACAGGATCAGTCCCGGGGGCAGCTGCAGGTCAGAGAAATGTCCCTGGAGGCAGTGAATCTTAGCCGCGTTCAGGAACTCGGGGATAAAGCCAGGAAGGCGTGTGCAACCAGCGGTCGTCTGGGTGTGGCCTTCTTGGGCGGCTTTCTACTCGGCTTTGGATGGGCTTAACTAATGCAAATTATGATCgcaacacatacatatacaatatttaaGTTGATGTAAACGAAAGTTTTCACCTGTAGTGGCCTGCGGGAACActtttttgcagtttttggGTGCCGGCACGCAGGGAAAGTTTCCATAACAAAAGCCTTGAACATTTTATAGAAATTCTCTTAACAAATAGCCAAGCCTCTCttcaccgcacacacacacacctacatACTCTAACGTGCATTTAAAGTTTGTGCTCCGCATAAAAAGCGACCCAGCAAAAACTTCAAACTTGTAACAACATTTTCATGCGCTTTtaagcatttcaattttccccgCTCGGTGGTagaaaatttatgcataagCAAAGTTTTTCATAACCAAGGCAATAGCTTAGCAATGTGAAAGTGAGCGAAGTAGATGTATGTGTGTCCGATTTCATATGCATTGCGCGACTCGAAAAATATGTGATTAGCAAGCAAGAATCATATGCaaaaaaattgggaaaaggaaaataaacattgatagtttttccaaatttatatgtatgtatagaaTGCTGTTCtccaaatcaattaaaataatcccTTGCACCAGCACCGAGTGAGAATAATAAGTGAGCCTGTCACGTTTGAATAACTATTTGACATCTGGCCGAGATATTCCTTAGCTCGTTTTTTCCATATATTCTGCTATGGGAAAAATGCAAGCGATTGCTGCAAGCgatcgaaaaataaatatgccacACTGGTCAGGATCTTCTcccaacaataaaaatcaatttaaa encodes:
- the LOC6731103 gene encoding uncharacterized protein LOC6731103 isoform X2, with the protein product MNNLSQRSPYSQIGMGAAGGFLTGFVLLKASKIMAVAAGGTILALELAWQAGLVNLEVLKTFSQPEQDQSRGQLQVREMSLEAVNLSRVQELGDKARKACATSGRLGVAFLGGFLLGFGWA
- the LOC6731103 gene encoding uncharacterized protein LOC6731103 isoform X1, which encodes MSDLPVVKSTMNNLSQRSPYSQIGMGAAGGFLTGFVLLKASKIMAVAAGGTILALELAWQAGLVNLEVLKTFSQPEQDQSRGQLQVREMSLEAVNLSRVQELGDKARKACATSGRLGVAFLGGFLLGFGWA